In Streptomyces sp. NBC_01717, one DNA window encodes the following:
- a CDS encoding MBL fold metallo-hydrolase — MDASWEEFGWERLGNGVGRRRLPGWDATVALVVGTDGALLFDTGSTLREGAEIRAQVEALIGRRVTHIALSHPHFDHVLGTAAFSGAEVYGAVGVTDLLARGADELRADAVRHGVPEGDAAQSADVLVAPHHQVHDEWTLDLGGGHQVLLANVGPGHSGHDLAVLVPGSPAVVLCGDLVEESGEPQAGPDAIPSRWPAALDRLLALGGEDAVYVPGHGALVDASFVRAQRDQLSTAFGVS, encoded by the coding sequence ATGGACGCCTCTTGGGAAGAGTTCGGCTGGGAGCGACTCGGCAACGGTGTGGGCCGACGACGGCTTCCCGGGTGGGACGCGACGGTCGCACTGGTGGTCGGAACGGACGGGGCGCTGCTCTTCGACACCGGATCGACGCTGCGCGAAGGCGCGGAGATCCGGGCCCAGGTCGAGGCACTGATCGGCCGGAGGGTGACGCATATCGCACTCAGCCACCCCCACTTCGACCATGTGCTCGGCACCGCGGCCTTCTCCGGGGCCGAGGTGTACGGGGCGGTCGGAGTGACGGATCTCCTGGCCCGCGGAGCGGACGAGCTGCGCGCCGACGCCGTGCGCCACGGGGTGCCCGAGGGGGACGCGGCGCAGTCGGCCGATGTGCTGGTGGCGCCGCACCACCAGGTGCACGACGAGTGGACCCTCGACCTGGGCGGTGGCCACCAGGTGCTGCTGGCGAACGTGGGCCCCGGCCACAGCGGCCACGATCTCGCGGTCCTGGTGCCCGGCTCCCCCGCCGTCGTGCTCTGCGGCGACCTGGTCGAGGAGTCCGGCGAACCGCAGGCGGGCCCGGACGCGATCCCGTCGCGCTGGCCCGCCGCGCTCGACCGGCTGCTGGCGCTGGGCGGCGAGGACGCGGTGTACGTGCCGGGGCACGGTGCGCTCGTGGACGCCTCGTTCGTACGTGCGCAACGTGACCAACTGTCCACTGCCTTCGGCGTGTCGTGA
- the hrcA gene encoding heat-inducible transcriptional repressor HrcA, which translates to MLSERRLEVLRAIVQDYVGTEEPVGSKALTERHKLGVSPATVRNDMAVLEDEGFIAQPHTSAGRIPTDKGYRLFVDKLAGVKPLSSPERRAIQNFLDGAVDLDDVVGRTVRLLAQLTRQVAVVQYPSLTRSTVRHVELLSLAPARLMLVLITDTGRVEQRMIDCPAPFGETSLADLRARLNSRVVGRRFADVPQLVQDLPESFESEDRGTVSTVLSILLETLVEETEERLMIGGTSNLTRFGHDFPLMIRPVLEALEEQVVLLKLLGEAKDSGMTVRIGHENAHEGLNSTSVVAVGYGSGDEAVAKLGVVGPTRMDYPGTMGAVRAVARYVGQILAES; encoded by the coding sequence ATGCTCAGCGAACGCAGACTCGAAGTGCTGCGCGCCATCGTCCAGGACTATGTCGGCACCGAGGAGCCCGTCGGTTCCAAGGCGCTCACCGAGCGGCACAAACTGGGGGTCTCCCCGGCCACGGTCCGCAACGACATGGCAGTGCTGGAGGACGAGGGCTTCATCGCCCAGCCCCACACCAGCGCGGGGCGCATCCCGACGGACAAGGGCTACCGGCTCTTCGTCGACAAGCTCGCGGGGGTCAAGCCCCTGTCGTCGCCTGAGCGCAGGGCCATTCAGAACTTCCTCGACGGCGCGGTCGACCTCGACGACGTCGTGGGCCGCACCGTACGGCTGCTCGCGCAGCTGACCCGGCAGGTCGCCGTCGTGCAGTACCCCTCGCTGACCCGGTCGACGGTGCGGCATGTGGAGCTGCTGTCGCTGGCGCCCGCCCGGCTGATGCTCGTGCTGATCACGGACACCGGCCGGGTCGAGCAGCGCATGATCGACTGCCCCGCGCCGTTCGGTGAGACTTCTCTCGCCGATCTGCGGGCCCGGCTCAACAGCCGGGTCGTCGGACGCCGTTTCGCGGACGTCCCGCAACTGGTGCAGGATCTGCCGGAATCCTTCGAGAGCGAGGACCGGGGAACCGTGTCCACCGTGCTCTCGATCCTGCTCGAAACCCTCGTCGAGGAGACGGAGGAGCGGCTGATGATCGGCGGCACCTCCAACCTCACCCGCTTCGGGCACGACTTCCCCCTGATGATCCGGCCGGTGCTGGAGGCGTTGGAGGAGCAGGTCGTGCTGCTGAAGCTGCTCGGCGAGGCCAAGGACTCGGGCATGACCGTACGTATCGGGCACGAGAACGCCCACGAGGGGCTCAACTCCACGTCCGTCGTCGCGGTCGGCTACGGTTCGGGCGACGAGGCAGTCGCCAAACTCGGCGTGGTCGGACCGACCCGCATGGACTACCCCGGAACGATGGGAGCGGTACGCGCAGTGGCACGTTACGTCGGACAGATCCTGGCGGAGTCGTAA
- the dnaJ gene encoding molecular chaperone DnaJ — MATDYYAVLGVRRDASQDEIKKAFRRLARELHPDVNPDPKTQERFKEINAAYEVLSDPQKKQVYDLGGDPLSASGGGGAGGFGQGGFGNFSDIMDAFFGTASQRGPRSRTRRGQDAMIRLEIDLGEAAFGTTKDIQVDTAVVCTTCSGEGAAPGTSAQTCDMCRGRGEVSQVTRSFLGQVMTSRPCPQCQGFGTVVPTPCPECAGDGRIRSRRTLTVKIPAGVDNGTRIQLAGEGEVGPGGGPAGDLYVEIHELPHAVFQRRGDDLHCTVTIPMTAGALGTKVPLETLDGLEEVDIRPGTQSGQSVPLHGRGITHLRGGGRGDLIVHVEVMTPSKLDPEQERLLRELAKLRGEERPTGQFQPGQQGLFSRLKDAFNGR, encoded by the coding sequence GTGGCCACGGACTACTACGCCGTACTCGGCGTGCGCCGCGACGCATCTCAGGACGAGATCAAGAAGGCCTTCCGGCGGCTCGCACGCGAGCTGCATCCGGATGTCAATCCCGATCCGAAGACGCAGGAGCGGTTCAAGGAGATCAACGCCGCCTACGAGGTGTTGTCGGACCCGCAGAAGAAGCAGGTCTACGACCTCGGCGGTGACCCGCTGTCCGCCTCCGGCGGCGGTGGCGCGGGCGGATTCGGACAGGGTGGCTTCGGCAACTTCTCCGACATCATGGACGCGTTCTTCGGTACGGCGTCGCAGCGCGGACCCCGTTCGCGCACCCGGCGCGGCCAGGACGCGATGATCCGGCTGGAGATCGATCTCGGCGAGGCCGCGTTCGGCACCACCAAGGACATCCAGGTCGACACGGCTGTCGTCTGTACGACCTGCAGCGGCGAGGGCGCCGCACCCGGCACCTCCGCCCAGACCTGTGACATGTGCCGCGGTCGCGGTGAGGTCTCGCAGGTCACCCGGTCGTTCCTCGGCCAGGTCATGACCTCGCGGCCCTGCCCGCAGTGCCAGGGCTTCGGTACGGTCGTGCCGACCCCGTGCCCGGAGTGCGCCGGTGACGGTCGCATCCGTTCGCGGCGCACGCTCACCGTGAAGATCCCCGCCGGTGTCGACAACGGCACCCGCATCCAGCTTGCGGGCGAGGGCGAGGTCGGCCCCGGCGGCGGCCCGGCCGGCGACCTGTACGTCGAGATCCACGAGCTGCCGCACGCGGTGTTCCAGCGCCGCGGCGACGATCTGCACTGCACTGTCACGATCCCCATGACGGCGGGCGCGCTCGGCACCAAGGTGCCGTTGGAGACGCTCGACGGCCTGGAGGAGGTCGACATCCGGCCGGGCACCCAGTCCGGTCAGTCGGTCCCGCTGCACGGCCGCGGCATCACCCACCTGCGCGGTGGCGGGCGCGGCGATCTGATCGTGCACGTCGAGGTGATGACCCCGTCGAAGCTGGACCCGGAGCAGGAGCGACTGCTGCGTGAGCTGGCGAAGCTGCGCGGCGAGGAGCGGCCCACCGGTCAGTTCCAGCCGGGACAGCAGGGGTTGTTCTCCCGGCTCAAGGACGCGTTCAACGGCCGCTGA
- a CDS encoding nitronate monooxygenase, translated as MSSALTDLCRYPIVQAPMAGGVSCPQLVAAVAEAGGLGFLAAGYKTADGMYNEIKQLRRLTGQPFGVNLFMPQPNLADPSAVEVYRHQLAGEVAWYETPLGDPDPCGDDGYEAKLAILVEDPVPAVSFTFGCPTRDTFDALAGVGTYTVVTVTTPEEAQTAQWAGADAVCVQGIEAGGHQSTYRDDPQTDGTGIGLLSLVAEVRETVQVPVIAAGGIMRGSQIAAVIAAGAEAAQLGTAFLACPESGAHLLHKQALTNPLFARTALTRAFSGRPARGLVNRFMREHGPYAPAAYPQVHHVTSGLRKAAAKAGDAQGMALWAGQGHRMARELPAGRLTELLAEELDAARAAVSTRSTQ; from the coding sequence ATGTCATCCGCGTTGACCGATCTCTGCCGGTATCCGATCGTGCAGGCCCCGATGGCGGGCGGTGTGTCCTGTCCACAGCTGGTCGCAGCCGTCGCCGAAGCGGGCGGGCTCGGTTTCCTCGCTGCCGGGTACAAGACGGCGGACGGCATGTACAACGAGATCAAACAGCTGCGCCGGCTGACCGGTCAGCCGTTCGGCGTCAACCTCTTCATGCCGCAGCCGAACCTCGCGGACCCGAGCGCCGTCGAGGTGTACCGGCATCAGCTGGCCGGTGAGGTCGCCTGGTACGAGACCCCGCTCGGTGACCCGGACCCGTGCGGCGACGACGGATACGAAGCCAAGCTCGCCATCCTTGTGGAGGACCCGGTTCCGGCGGTTTCCTTCACGTTCGGCTGCCCCACCCGCGACACCTTCGACGCGCTCGCCGGAGTCGGCACGTACACCGTCGTGACGGTCACCACGCCGGAGGAGGCGCAGACCGCCCAGTGGGCCGGTGCCGACGCGGTCTGTGTCCAGGGCATCGAGGCGGGCGGCCACCAGTCCACCTACCGCGACGACCCGCAGACCGACGGCACCGGCATCGGACTGCTCTCCCTGGTGGCCGAGGTCCGCGAGACGGTCCAGGTGCCGGTCATCGCGGCGGGCGGCATCATGCGTGGCTCCCAGATCGCGGCGGTGATCGCAGCGGGCGCCGAGGCGGCGCAGCTCGGCACGGCCTTCCTGGCCTGCCCCGAGTCCGGTGCCCATCTGCTGCACAAGCAGGCGCTGACCAACCCGCTGTTCGCTCGGACGGCGCTGACCCGGGCGTTCTCCGGGCGCCCGGCCCGCGGCCTCGTCAACCGCTTCATGCGCGAGCACGGGCCGTACGCCCCCGCCGCCTACCCGCAGGTGCACCATGTCACCAGCGGGCTGCGCAAGGCCGCAGCCAAGGCCGGGGACGCCCAGGGCATGGCCCTGTGGGCGGGCCAGGGTCACCGGATGGCACGCGAGCTGCCGGCCGGCCGGCTGACCGAACTGCTCGCCGAGGAACTGGATGCCGCGCGCGCGGCAGTGAGCACAAGGAGCACGCAGTGA
- a CDS encoding 16S rRNA (uracil(1498)-N(3))-methyltransferase — MTAPVFVVEQVPSGPRFVLDGPEGRHAVSVKRLHAGEDVVLTDGHGRWVEGVVEAAEGKDRLVLTGLGTVHEEPRPAPRITVIQALPKGDRGEVAVETLTETGVDAIVPWQASRCITQWKGDRGLKSLAKWRNTAREAGKQSRRVLFPEVTDAMTTNQVAALLATADFAAVLHEEREYDSEPLATVGLPVGGEIMLVVGPEGGVSPAELEAFAEAGARTCRLGRSVLRTSTAGTAATALLLGRTGRWA, encoded by the coding sequence GTGACCGCACCGGTCTTCGTCGTCGAGCAGGTCCCCAGCGGCCCGCGGTTCGTCCTGGACGGGCCGGAGGGGCGGCACGCCGTATCGGTGAAACGGCTGCACGCCGGTGAGGACGTCGTCCTGACGGACGGTCACGGCCGGTGGGTGGAAGGCGTCGTGGAGGCCGCCGAGGGCAAGGACCGGCTCGTCCTGACGGGCCTCGGCACGGTCCACGAGGAGCCCCGGCCCGCGCCCCGTATCACCGTGATCCAGGCGCTCCCCAAGGGCGACCGCGGCGAGGTCGCCGTCGAGACGCTCACGGAGACCGGTGTCGACGCGATCGTGCCGTGGCAGGCCTCGCGCTGCATCACCCAATGGAAGGGTGATCGTGGCCTCAAATCCCTGGCGAAATGGCGGAACACGGCCCGCGAGGCGGGCAAGCAGTCGCGCCGGGTGCTGTTCCCGGAGGTGACGGACGCCATGACGACCAATCAGGTTGCCGCTCTTCTGGCCACAGCGGACTTCGCGGCCGTCCTGCACGAGGAGCGGGAGTACGACAGCGAGCCGCTGGCCACCGTCGGACTCCCGGTCGGGGGCGAGATCATGCTGGTCGTGGGGCCCGAGGGCGGTGTCTCGCCGGCCGAGCTGGAAGCCTTCGCCGAGGCCGGCGCCCGGACCTGCCGGCTCGGCCGGAGCGTGCTGCGCACCTCCACGGCGGGCACCGCGGCGACGGCGCTGCTGCTGGGGCGTACCGGCCGCTGGGCCTAA
- a CDS encoding S41 family peptidase: protein MTQPAYLRYPHVQGELIAFTAEDDVWLAPLDGGRAWRVSADNRPVSQPRISPDGTHVAWTSTRDGAPEVHLAPVDGGPSKRLTYWGDARTSVRGWTPEGDVLVISTQGQVSLRRSWARAVPVDGGPARILPYGPVGSLAYGPGGRVLLLSATMGREAATWKRYRGGTAGKLWLAQAPGEVQGPDGVADFVRIHEGLDGNIECPMWVGDRLAFLSDHEGVGALYSSLPDGSDLRRYTEVDGFYARHATTDGTRVSYASAGELWLLDDLEGAGPRRIDIRLGGQRADLQPHPVHAGSHLDSASPDRTGRGSAVGTRGAVHWVTHREGPARALAVEPGVRARLPRTFQADGDQHVVWVTDAQGDDALECAPATGIAPGTAPRRLAAGRLGRVLDLAAAPDGSRFAVASHDGRILIVERERGEVHEVDRSEHGDASGLVFSPDSAWLAWSHPGPEPLSQLKLAHLADLSVAEATPLRFRDYAPAFTVDGKHLAFLSERAFDPVYDAHVFDLAFVGACRPHLLTLAATTPSPFGPQRHGRPTEKEKNSGDGDQDNPTALPVTRIDLEGLADRIVPLPVEAARYSSLRAAKDGLLWLRHPVTGVLGTAGATPDSRGPETVLERYDLEKLHSDELASDVSRFAVSGDGRRLVLHTRGKLRVVPADSRVPAGSDDDHDGGSDTVDLSRIRRTVEPAAEWRQMYDEAGRIMRDNFWRPDMGGVDWDGVLDRYRPVLARVATHDDLVDLLWEVQGELGTSHAYVTPSGGRHDDTSRQGLLGADISRTDDGHWRIDRILPSETSDPAARSPLAAPGVAVRAGDAILAVDGQEIDPLTGPGPLLTGSAGKPVELTVEPADGGNLRHVVVVPTADEEALRYHAWVADRRAYVHEQSGGRLGYLHVPDMVGSGWAQLHRDLRVEVAREGLVVDVRENRGGHTSQLVVEKLARRIVGWDLPRGMQPYSYPGDAPRGPVVAVANEFSGSDGDIVNAAIKALGIGPVVGTRTWGGVVGIDSRYRLVDGTLVTQPKYAFWLEGYGWGVENHGVDPDVEVVMTPQDHAVGRDPQLDAAIRIALEGLAESPAKTAPGLPG from the coding sequence GTGACACAGCCTGCCTATCTCCGGTACCCCCATGTCCAGGGCGAATTGATCGCCTTCACCGCTGAGGACGACGTCTGGCTGGCGCCGCTCGACGGCGGCCGGGCCTGGCGGGTCAGCGCCGACAACCGGCCCGTCAGCCAGCCGCGCATATCGCCCGACGGCACCCACGTCGCCTGGACGTCCACCCGGGACGGTGCCCCCGAGGTGCACCTCGCGCCCGTCGACGGCGGTCCTTCGAAGCGGCTGACCTACTGGGGCGACGCCCGGACGTCCGTACGCGGCTGGACCCCCGAAGGCGACGTCCTGGTCATCAGCACCCAGGGGCAGGTGTCGCTGCGCCGCAGCTGGGCCCGGGCCGTCCCGGTCGACGGCGGGCCCGCCCGGATCCTGCCGTACGGACCGGTCGGCTCCCTCGCGTACGGGCCCGGCGGACGGGTCCTGCTGCTCTCCGCCACCATGGGGCGCGAGGCCGCCACCTGGAAGCGCTACCGGGGCGGCACGGCGGGCAAGTTGTGGCTCGCGCAAGCACCCGGGGAAGTCCAGGGACCGGACGGCGTCGCGGACTTCGTACGGATCCACGAGGGCCTCGACGGCAACATCGAATGCCCGATGTGGGTCGGCGACCGTCTCGCCTTCCTCTCCGACCACGAAGGCGTCGGCGCGCTCTACTCCTCGCTCCCCGACGGCTCCGACCTGCGCCGGTACACCGAGGTCGACGGCTTCTACGCCCGCCACGCGACGACCGACGGCACCCGCGTCAGCTACGCCTCGGCCGGTGAGCTGTGGCTGCTCGACGACCTCGAAGGCGCCGGACCGCGCCGTATCGACATCCGCCTCGGCGGCCAGCGCGCCGACCTCCAGCCGCACCCCGTGCACGCCGGGAGCCACCTCGACTCGGCGTCCCCGGACCGTACCGGCCGCGGCAGCGCCGTCGGGACGCGCGGCGCCGTCCACTGGGTCACCCACCGCGAGGGCCCGGCCCGCGCACTGGCCGTCGAACCCGGGGTGCGGGCCAGGCTGCCCCGTACCTTCCAGGCCGACGGCGATCAGCATGTCGTCTGGGTCACCGACGCGCAGGGCGACGACGCCCTCGAGTGCGCACCCGCCACCGGGATCGCTCCTGGCACCGCACCGCGCCGACTGGCCGCCGGCCGGCTCGGCAGGGTGCTCGACCTGGCGGCGGCCCCCGACGGCAGCCGGTTCGCTGTCGCCTCGCACGACGGCCGGATCCTCATCGTCGAGCGGGAGAGGGGCGAGGTCCACGAGGTCGACCGCAGTGAACACGGCGACGCCTCCGGGCTCGTCTTCTCGCCCGACTCCGCATGGCTCGCCTGGTCCCACCCCGGGCCCGAGCCGCTGAGCCAGCTCAAGCTCGCGCACCTCGCCGACCTGTCGGTCGCCGAGGCCACGCCGCTCCGTTTCCGGGACTACGCCCCCGCGTTCACCGTCGACGGCAAGCACCTCGCCTTCCTCTCCGAGCGGGCCTTCGACCCGGTCTACGACGCGCACGTCTTCGACCTGGCCTTCGTCGGCGCCTGCCGCCCGCACCTGCTGACGCTCGCCGCCACCACACCCTCCCCGTTCGGGCCGCAGCGCCACGGCCGCCCGACCGAGAAGGAGAAGAACTCCGGCGACGGCGACCAGGACAACCCCACCGCGCTGCCCGTCACCCGGATCGACCTGGAAGGGCTCGCCGACCGGATCGTGCCGCTGCCCGTCGAGGCCGCCCGCTACTCCTCGCTGCGCGCGGCGAAGGACGGACTGCTGTGGCTGCGGCACCCGGTGACGGGCGTGCTCGGAACGGCAGGGGCGACGCCGGACTCCCGGGGGCCGGAGACCGTCCTGGAGCGGTACGACCTGGAGAAGCTGCACAGCGACGAACTCGCCTCCGACGTCAGCCGGTTCGCCGTCAGCGGCGACGGCAGGCGGCTGGTCCTGCACACCCGGGGCAAGCTGCGCGTCGTGCCCGCCGACAGCCGTGTCCCGGCGGGCTCCGACGACGACCACGACGGCGGCAGCGACACCGTCGACCTCTCCCGGATCCGCCGGACCGTCGAACCGGCCGCCGAGTGGCGCCAGATGTACGACGAGGCCGGCCGCATCATGCGCGACAACTTCTGGCGGCCCGACATGGGCGGCGTGGACTGGGACGGGGTCCTCGACCGCTACCGGCCGGTGCTGGCGCGCGTCGCCACCCATGACGACCTCGTCGACCTGCTCTGGGAGGTGCAGGGGGAGCTCGGCACCTCGCATGCGTATGTGACGCCGTCGGGTGGCCGGCACGACGACACGAGCCGGCAGGGGCTGCTCGGGGCCGATATCTCCCGTACGGACGACGGCCATTGGCGCATCGACCGGATCCTGCCCTCCGAGACGTCCGACCCGGCGGCCCGCTCGCCGCTCGCCGCGCCCGGCGTCGCGGTCCGCGCCGGGGACGCGATCCTTGCCGTCGACGGGCAGGAGATCGACCCCCTGACCGGGCCCGGACCGCTGCTCACCGGCTCGGCGGGCAAGCCGGTCGAGCTGACCGTCGAGCCGGCGGACGGCGGCAATCTGCGCCATGTCGTCGTCGTGCCCACCGCGGACGAGGAGGCGTTGCGGTACCACGCGTGGGTGGCGGACCGACGGGCGTACGTGCACGAGCAGTCCGGCGGCCGCCTCGGCTACCTCCACGTGCCCGACATGGTCGGCTCCGGCTGGGCCCAGCTGCACCGGGACCTGCGGGTCGAAGTGGCGCGTGAAGGGCTGGTGGTGGACGTACGGGAGAACCGGGGTGGCCACACGTCGCAGCTGGTCGTGGAGAAGCTGGCCCGGCGCATCGTCGGCTGGGATCTGCCGCGCGGCATGCAGCCGTACAGCTACCCCGGGGACGCGCCGCGCGGTCCGGTGGTGGCCGTGGCGAACGAGTTCTCCGGCTCGGACGGCGACATCGTCAACGCGGCGATCAAGGCGCTCGGGATCGGGCCGGTGGTCGGTACCCGGACGTGGGGCGGTGTGGTGGGCATCGACAGCCGGTACCGGCTGGTCGACGGCACGCTGGTCACACAGCCCAAGTACGCGTTCTGGCTGGAGGGGTACGGCTGGGGTGTGGAGAACCACGGGGTGGATCCCGATGTGGAGGTCGTGATGACGCCGCAGGACCATGCGGTGGGACGGGATCCGCAGCTGGATGCGGCGATCCGGATCGCGCTCGAGGGGCTCGCGGAGAGTCCGGCGAAGACGGCACCGGGTCTGCCGGGGTAG
- a CDS encoding histidine triad nucleotide-binding protein: protein MAGEPQPDCLFCKIVSGDVPATIVRETETTVAFRDINPQAPTHILVIPRVHHRDAATLAAAEPQIAADILREAGHVAADEKITDTGYRVVFNTGAGAGQTVFHAHAHVLGGRGMQWPPG from the coding sequence ATGGCGGGAGAACCGCAGCCCGACTGCCTGTTCTGCAAGATCGTCTCGGGAGACGTCCCGGCAACCATCGTCCGCGAGACCGAGACGACCGTAGCCTTCCGCGACATCAACCCCCAGGCCCCCACCCACATCCTCGTCATCCCGCGCGTCCACCACCGCGACGCGGCCACCCTCGCCGCCGCCGAACCGCAGATCGCCGCCGACATACTGCGCGAGGCCGGGCACGTCGCCGCCGACGAGAAGATCACCGACACCGGTTACCGGGTCGTCTTCAATACCGGCGCCGGTGCCGGGCAGACCGTCTTCCACGCGCACGCCCACGTCCTGGGCGGCCGCGGAATGCAGTGGCCTCCCGGATAA
- a CDS encoding ribonuclease Z: protein MSVRELVVLGTASQVPTRHRNHNGYLLRWDGEGILFDPGEGTQRQMLRAGVAAHDINRICITHFHGDHSLGLAGVIQRINLDQVPHPVTAHYPASGRHFFERLRYATAYRESVQLTEAPVAADGILAETDAYTLHSHRLSHPVESYGYRLVEPDRRRMLPERLAEHGISGPDVGRIQREGSLGGVGLDEVSESRRGQRFAFIMDTRLCDGVYALAEGCDMLVIESTFLDEDERLATDHGHLTAGQAARVAREAGVRHLVLTHFSQRYADPELFATQARAAGFEGELTIAQDLISVPVPTRHQQ, encoded by the coding sequence ATGTCCGTACGAGAACTCGTCGTCCTCGGCACCGCCAGCCAGGTCCCCACCCGACACCGCAACCACAACGGCTATCTGCTGCGCTGGGACGGCGAGGGCATCCTCTTCGACCCGGGCGAGGGCACCCAGCGCCAGATGCTGCGGGCCGGGGTCGCCGCGCACGACATCAACCGCATCTGCATCACTCACTTCCACGGTGACCACTCGCTCGGCCTGGCCGGGGTGATCCAGCGGATCAACCTCGACCAGGTACCGCACCCCGTCACCGCGCACTACCCGGCGAGCGGCCGGCACTTCTTCGAGCGGCTGCGGTACGCGACCGCCTACCGCGAGTCCGTCCAGCTGACCGAGGCCCCGGTCGCCGCCGACGGGATCCTCGCCGAGACGGACGCGTACACCCTGCACAGCCACAGGCTCTCGCACCCCGTCGAGTCGTACGGCTACCGCCTCGTCGAGCCCGACCGGCGGCGCATGCTCCCCGAGCGGCTCGCCGAGCACGGGATCAGCGGGCCGGACGTCGGACGGATCCAGCGCGAGGGCTCGTTGGGCGGCGTAGGACTCGACGAGGTGTCCGAGAGCAGGCGCGGACAGCGCTTCGCGTTCATCATGGACACAAGGCTCTGCGACGGCGTGTACGCGCTCGCCGAGGGGTGCGACATGCTGGTCATCGAGTCGACCTTCCTCGACGAGGACGAACGTCTCGCCACCGACCACGGTCATCTCACCGCCGGACAGGCGGCCCGGGTGGCCCGGGAGGCGGGCGTACGGCATCTCGTGCTCACGCACTTCTCACAGCGGTACGCGGACCCGGAGCTCTTCGCCACCCAGGCCCGTGCCGCCGGGTTCGAGGGCGAACTGACCATCGCCCAGGACCTGATAAGCGTTCCCGTTCCCACCCGCCATCAGCAGTAG
- a CDS encoding adenosine deaminase, producing the protein MQLPKAELHLHIEGTLEPELAFVLAARNGVELPYANTEELRTAYLFDDLQTFLDLYYALMAVLRTEQDFEELADAYLTRAAAQGVRHAEIFFDPQAHTARGVPIGTVVEGLGRALDRSEEEHGISTQLIMCFLRDQSAASALETLDAAKPYLHRISAVGLDSAEVGHPPAKFREVYEAAEALGLRKVAHAGEEGPPEYIREALDVLGVERIDHGLRCMEDPELVKRLVAERVPLTLCPLSNVRLRAVDILEDHPLRAMLDAGLVCTVNSDDPAYFGGYVGDTFHAVHEALGLEREQLRTLARNSFEAAFLDHDEERRSRYLSEVEAYAFD; encoded by the coding sequence GTGCAACTCCCCAAGGCCGAACTCCACCTCCACATCGAAGGAACCCTCGAACCCGAGCTGGCCTTCGTCCTCGCCGCGCGCAACGGCGTGGAGCTGCCGTACGCGAACACCGAAGAGCTGCGCACCGCCTACCTCTTCGACGATCTGCAGACCTTCCTCGACCTGTACTACGCGCTGATGGCCGTCCTGCGCACCGAGCAGGACTTCGAGGAACTCGCCGACGCCTATCTCACCCGCGCCGCCGCCCAGGGCGTCCGCCACGCGGAGATCTTCTTCGACCCGCAGGCGCACACCGCCCGTGGTGTCCCGATCGGCACCGTCGTCGAGGGACTCGGCCGGGCGCTCGATCGCAGCGAGGAGGAGCACGGCATCTCCACCCAGCTGATCATGTGCTTCCTGCGCGACCAGTCCGCTGCGTCGGCCCTGGAGACCCTCGACGCCGCGAAGCCCTATCTGCACCGGATCAGCGCCGTCGGCCTCGACTCGGCGGAGGTCGGGCATCCGCCCGCGAAGTTCCGTGAGGTGTACGAGGCGGCCGAGGCGCTCGGGCTGCGGAAGGTCGCACACGCCGGCGAGGAGGGCCCGCCCGAGTACATCCGGGAGGCGCTCGACGTCCTCGGGGTCGAGCGCATCGATCACGGGCTGCGCTGCATGGAGGATCCGGAGCTGGTGAAGCGGCTCGTCGCCGAGCGGGTGCCGCTCACGCTCTGCCCGCTGTCCAACGTGCGGCTGCGTGCCGTCGACATACTGGAGGACCACCCGCTGCGGGCCATGCTGGACGCCGGGCTGGTCTGCACGGTGAACTCCGACGACCCCGCCTACTTCGGCGGATACGTCGGAGACACCTTCCACGCCGTCCATGAGGCGCTCGGCCTGGAGCGTGAGCAGTTGCGCACGCTGGCCCGCAACTCGTTCGAGGCGGCCTTCCTCGACCACGACGAGGAGCGCAGGTCGCGCTATCTGTCGGAGGTCGAGGCGTACGCGTTCGACTGA